A single genomic interval of Corvus hawaiiensis isolate bCorHaw1 chromosome 5, bCorHaw1.pri.cur, whole genome shotgun sequence harbors:
- the PPP2CB gene encoding serine/threonine-protein phosphatase 2A catalytic subunit beta isoform, giving the protein MEEKGFAKELDQWIEQLNECRQLSESQVRSLCEKAKEILTKESNVQEVRCPVTVCGDVHGQFHDLMELFRIGGKSPDTNYLFMGDYVDRGYYSVETVTLLVALKVRYPERITILRGNHESRQITQVYGFYDECLRKYGNANVWKYFTDLFDYLPLTALVDGQIFCLHGGLSPSIDTLDHIRALDRLQEVPHEGPMCDLLWSDPDDRGGWGISPRGAGYTFGQDISETFNHANGLTLVSRAHQLVMEGYNWCHDRNVVTIFSAPNYCYRCGNQAAIMELDDTLKYSFLQFDPAPRRGEPHVTRRTPDYFL; this is encoded by the exons ATGGAGGAGAAGGGCTTTGCCAAGGAGCTGGACCAGTGGATCGAGCAGCTGAACGAGTGCCGGCAGCTGAGCGAGAGCCAGGTCCGCAGCCTCTGCGAGAAG GCTAAAGAAATCCTTACAAAGGAATCAAATGTGCAAGAGGTACGCTGCCCCGTCACCGTCTGCGGAGATGTCCACGGGCAGTTCCACGACCTTATGGAACTCTTCAGGATCGGTGGGAAGTCTCCAGACACAAACTACCTGTTCATGGGAGACTACGTGGACAGAGGCTATTACTCAGTGGAGACGGTGACTCTCCTGGTGGCGTTGAAG GTGCGGTACCCGGAGCGCATCACGATACTGAGGGGCAACCACGAGAGCAGGCAAATCACACAAGTCTACGGCTTCTACGACGAGTGCCTGCGCAAGTACGGCAACGCCAACGTCTGGAAGTACTTCACAGACCTGTTTGATTACCTTCCACTCACAGCTCTAGTAGATGGCCAG ATATTCTGCCTCCATGGTGGCCTCTCTCCATCCATAGATACACTGGATCATATCAGGGCTCTGGACCGCCTGCAGGAAGTTCCACACGAG GGTCCGATGTGTGATCTGTTGTGGTCGGATCCGGATGACCGTGGCGGCTGGGGCATTTCTCCACGTGGTGCTGGCTACACCTTCGGACAGGATATTTCCGAAACCTTCAACCACGCCAATGGTCTCACACTGGTCTCCCGCGCTCACCAGCTGGTCATGGAG GGTTATAACTGGTGCCACGACCGGAATGTGGTTACCATCTTCAGTGCCCCCAATTACTGCTACCGCTGTGGGAACCAGGCTGCTATCATGGAACTAGATGacactttaaaatattcctt cctCCAGTTTGACCCAGCACCTCGTCGTGGAGAGCCTCATGTTACCCGTCGTACCCCAGACTACTTCCTATAA
- the GSR gene encoding glutathione reductase, mitochondrial, with amino-acid sequence MAAAAYELLVLGGGSGGLAGARRAAELGARVALVEPCRLGGTCVNVGCVPKKVMWNTAVHAEFVHDHADYGFETPGVKFNWRTIKDKRDAYVRRLNDIYENNVKKAHIDIIRGYGKFTADPEPTIEVEGKKYTAPHILIATGGRPAVPSDSEIPGASLGMTSDGFFDLEELPRRSVIVGAGYIAVEIAGILSTLGSKSSLLIRQDKVLRTFDSLISSNCTQELENTGVDVWKHTQVKRVTKSPCGLLDVMVTSVVPGHKPTEGVIRDVDCLLWAVGREPNSEGLCLDRVGVQVDPKGHVVVDEYQNTTRRGIYAVGDVCGRALLTPVAIAAGRKLAHRLFEGKQDSRLDYENIPTVVFSHPPIGTVGLTEEEAVAAHGRDNIKIYSTSFTPLYHAVTQRKVKCVMKLVCAGKEEKVVGLHMQGLGCDEILQGFAVAIKMGATKADLDNTVAIHPTSSEELVTLR; translated from the exons ATGGCGGCGGCCGCGTAcgagctgctggtgctgggcggcggctccggggggctggcgggggccCGGCGGGCGGCCGAGCTCGGCGCCCGCGTCGCGCTGGTGGAGCCGTGCCGCCTCGGCGGCACCTGC GTCAATGTTGGGTGCGTGCCAAAGAAG GTGATGTGGAACACGGCGGTCCATGCGGAGTTTGTCCACGATCACGCTGACTACGGCTTCGAAACACCCGGTGTCAAGTTCAACTGGAG GACCATCAAGGACAAGCGTGACGCGTACGTGCGGCGCCTCAATGACATCTATGAGAACAATGTCAAGAAG GCTCACATTGACATCATCCGGGGCTATGGCAAGTTCACTGCTGATCCTGAGCCAACCATCGAAGTGGAGGGGAAAAAGTACACGGCTCCTCACATCCTTATAGCCACGGGCGGGCGCCCGGCTGTCCCTTCTGACAGCGAAATTCCCG GTGCCAGCCTGGGGATGACCAGTGACGGCTTCTTCGACCTGGAGGAGCTGCCCAG GCGCAGCGTCATTGTCGGGGCCGGCTACATCGCGGTGGAAATTGCAGGGATCCTCTCCACGCTGGGCTCCAAGTCCTCCCTGCTGATCCGCCAGGACAAG GTCCTGCGAACCTTTGACTCCCTGATCAGCTCAAACTGCACCCAGGAGCTGGAGAACACCGGGGTTGATGTCTGGAAGCACACACAG GTCAAGAGAGTCACTAAGTCCCCATGTGGGCTGCTGGATGTGATGGTGACCTCGGTGGTGCCGGGCCACAAGCCGACAGAGGGGGTGATCCGGGATGTGGACTGCCTGCTGTGGGCCGTGGGGCGGGAGCCCAACTCCGAGGGGCTGTGCCTGGATCGAGTG ggtgtgCAGGTGGACCCCAAGGGCCATGTGGTTGTGGATGAGTACCAGAACACCACCAGGAGAGGGATCTATGCCGTTGGGGATGTCTGCGGGAGAGCCCTCCTCACCCCAG TGGCCATCGCAGCTGGCAGGAAGCTGGCCCACAGGCTCTTTGAGGGCAAGCAGGACTCCCGGCTGGACTACGAGAACATCCCCACCGTCGTCTTCAGCCACCCGCCCATCGGCACCGTGGGGCTCACCGAAG AGGAGGCCGTGGCCGCACACGGGAGGGACAACATTAAGATCTACAGCACGTCCTTCACTCCCTTGTACCACGCTGTCACCCAGAGGAAAGTGAAGTGTGTCATGAAGCTGGTGTGTGCTGgcaaggaggagaag GTGGTGGGATTGCACATGCAAGGGCTGGGCTGTGACGAAATATTGcagggctttgctgtggccatcaAGATGGGGGCCACCAAGGCTGACCTGGACAACACTGTCGCCATTCACCCCACTTCTTCTGAGGAGCTGGTGACACTGCGCTGA